The following proteins are encoded in a genomic region of Sphingobium sp. Cam5-1:
- a CDS encoding 2,3-bisphosphoglycerate-dependent phosphoglycerate mutase, with protein MNGAAHARLILLRHGESEANAANRFTGSADPALTANGRGQADAVARQLLDRGIRPARIFRSTLRRCADTTAIVTAVTGSQDVPVIANLALNERDYGALTGLNKAEAADRYGVEQVLRWRRSYADAPPDGESLRDTAARVLAYHIHVMLPAIMQGGATLVVAHGNSLRALAMALDGIDAVGVETFDIPTAGAILYEFAATTAILDRAIIS; from the coding sequence ATGAACGGAGCTGCCCATGCGCGCCTGATCCTGCTTCGACATGGAGAAAGCGAAGCCAACGCCGCCAATCGCTTTACCGGATCGGCCGATCCCGCATTGACGGCAAACGGGCGCGGACAGGCCGACGCCGTTGCCCGTCAGTTGCTGGACCGCGGCATTCGGCCCGCCCGCATCTTCCGGTCGACGCTACGCAGGTGCGCCGACACCACTGCCATCGTCACGGCCGTGACCGGCAGTCAGGACGTTCCCGTCATCGCAAACCTGGCTCTCAACGAACGCGATTACGGCGCGCTGACAGGGCTGAACAAGGCGGAAGCCGCAGATCGGTACGGCGTCGAACAGGTGCTGCGCTGGCGCCGCTCCTATGCCGATGCACCGCCCGACGGGGAGAGCCTGCGCGATACGGCAGCGCGCGTGCTCGCCTACCACATCCACGTCATGCTGCCTGCCATTATGCAAGGCGGCGCCACGCTGGTCGTGGCGCACGGCAACAGCCTGCGCGCACTCGCCATGGCGCTCGACGGCATCGATGCGGTCGGGGTCGAGACGTTCGACATCCCGACCGCCGGTGCCATCCTCTACGAATTCGCCGCAACGACCGCGATCCTCGATCGCGCGATCATCTCCTGA
- a CDS encoding ABC transporter ATP-binding protein, which yields MTNTHDDASPLILEGVVTELSGRIIHDGVDLVMKRGEVLGLVGASGSGKSVLLRCIIGLLPPKAGTVRLFGDDLYQADDRTLAAIKQRWGVLFQANALFSDFSVVDNIAMPLREHHGLPEELILSVARMKALASGLPEDALWKFPSELSGGLQKRVGVARAIVRDPDLILLDEPTAGLDPIMAAQIDALIGGLASELGLSVVVVTHDLDTLYTICDRVAVLSDRTILAVAPVRELEHSQDPWLRNYLLGTRTRAGRIADPKVVHPSPQEIMS from the coding sequence ATGACGAACACGCATGACGATGCCTCTCCGCTCATTCTTGAGGGCGTTGTGACCGAACTGAGCGGCCGGATCATCCACGACGGTGTGGACCTCGTCATGAAGCGTGGCGAGGTTCTTGGCTTGGTCGGCGCGTCGGGATCGGGAAAATCGGTTCTGCTTCGATGCATTATCGGCCTGCTGCCACCGAAAGCGGGCACCGTCAGGCTGTTCGGAGACGATCTGTACCAGGCTGACGACCGGACGCTGGCCGCGATCAAACAGCGCTGGGGCGTGCTCTTTCAAGCCAACGCACTGTTTTCCGATTTCAGCGTTGTGGACAACATCGCGATGCCGCTGCGCGAACATCACGGTTTGCCGGAAGAGCTGATCCTGTCGGTCGCAAGAATGAAGGCGCTCGCATCGGGACTTCCCGAGGATGCGCTGTGGAAGTTCCCGTCCGAGCTTTCCGGCGGGTTGCAAAAGCGTGTGGGGGTGGCGCGGGCGATCGTGCGCGACCCGGATCTCATCCTCCTCGACGAACCGACTGCCGGTCTCGATCCGATCATGGCAGCACAGATCGATGCCCTGATCGGTGGTCTGGCAAGCGAACTAGGCCTGAGCGTGGTGGTCGTGACCCACGACCTCGATACCCTCTACACCATCTGCGACCGTGTCGCGGTTCTGTCGGATCGCACGATCCTTGCCGTCGCCCCCGTCCGTGAGCTGGAGCACAGCCAGGACCCGTGGCTCCGCAACTATCTGCTGGGCACACGGACGCGGGCCGGGCGCATAGCTGATCCAAAAGTCGTTCATCCCTCGCCACAGGAGATCATGTCATGA
- a CDS encoding sulfite exporter TauE/SafE family protein → MDASTVLLLALLMMAGAALYTSVGHAGASAYLAIMALFSLPAETMRPTALILNILVASFTTWRFVRAGQFNARLLLPFVIGAIPAAYLAGQLHLPGYIYRPIVAAVLLLAAIRLLWPSKHEAPEPVPPRHGIAILSGAGIGALSGLTGTGGGIFLSPLVLLLGWETPRRTSGLSAAFILCVSIAGLLDNLTSVGRLPRELPIFVVAVFLGALIGTRLGVSKLDSRRLLQALGAVLLIAAGKLALT, encoded by the coding sequence ATGGATGCCTCCACCGTACTGCTGCTCGCCCTTCTGATGATGGCGGGTGCGGCACTCTACACCTCGGTCGGCCATGCCGGCGCATCGGCCTATCTGGCGATCATGGCGCTGTTCTCGCTGCCCGCCGAGACGATGCGCCCGACCGCGCTGATCCTCAACATTCTCGTCGCAAGTTTCACGACCTGGCGCTTCGTGCGCGCCGGGCAATTCAATGCAAGGCTGCTGCTGCCGTTCGTGATCGGCGCGATCCCGGCCGCCTATCTGGCAGGGCAACTCCATCTGCCGGGGTACATCTACCGCCCGATCGTCGCGGCCGTGCTGCTGCTTGCCGCGATCCGCCTGTTGTGGCCGTCGAAGCATGAAGCGCCGGAACCGGTGCCGCCTCGCCATGGAATCGCGATCCTCTCCGGAGCGGGCATCGGCGCGCTGTCTGGGCTGACCGGGACAGGGGGCGGCATATTCCTCAGTCCGCTCGTGCTGCTCCTGGGCTGGGAGACGCCGCGCCGCACGTCGGGACTGTCGGCCGCCTTCATCCTGTGCGTCTCGATCGCCGGGTTGCTTGACAACCTCACGTCGGTCGGCCGGTTGCCGCGCGAGTTGCCGATCTTTGTCGTGGCCGTCTTTCTCGGCGCGCTGATCGGCACCCGGCTCGGTGTGTCGAAGCTCGATTCCCGGCGCCTGCTTCAGGCGCTCGGCGCTGTCCTTCTGATCGCAGCCGGGAAACTGGCGCTCACCTGA
- a CDS encoding PepSY domain-containing protein, protein MKMLLAATVAIALATPAFADNDMPTKAQRASVMKAIRAAGCTNPTKVERDDGGFEVDNARCKDGVYDLKLSADYKIISREREDND, encoded by the coding sequence ATGAAGATGCTGCTTGCGGCAACGGTCGCGATCGCGTTGGCGACGCCTGCTTTTGCCGATAATGACATGCCCACCAAGGCGCAGCGCGCATCGGTGATGAAGGCAATCCGCGCCGCTGGCTGCACCAATCCGACGAAGGTCGAGCGTGACGACGGTGGATTCGAGGTGGACAACGCCCGTTGCAAGGACGGCGTGTACGATCTGAAGCTGTCAGCGGACTACAAGATCATTTCGCGCGAGCGCGAGGACAACGACTGA
- a CDS encoding SDR family NAD(P)-dependent oxidoreductase produces MKPLAIKNSWVLVTGASTGLGRASALRLAASYQAKPLIVGRRLDNLRELQTEIDERFNVPCEIIVADQREIEGREKIAAKVAELQVTAALLVAGMTSVGSFDAGRADTYAEVIETNILGFTDLLARLIAIFREQPFESSVIAVSSLAGETSVPFQAVYGASKAYVSTLMRALSVELAGTGVGVGSFAPGGIDTDMAALSDLKWGRLGLMDVDRCAAHAVHALVYRQSFAIPGMGNQLTYLASRVLPRSLVNRIAALPYRRP; encoded by the coding sequence GTGAAACCGCTGGCGATCAAGAACTCGTGGGTGCTGGTCACAGGGGCTTCGACCGGTTTGGGCAGAGCGTCCGCCCTCCGCTTGGCGGCATCGTACCAGGCCAAGCCCCTGATTGTTGGACGAAGGCTCGACAACTTGCGGGAGCTACAGACCGAAATTGACGAGCGGTTCAATGTGCCGTGCGAGATTATAGTGGCTGATCAACGTGAAATCGAGGGCAGGGAGAAAATCGCGGCTAAGGTTGCAGAATTGCAAGTAACAGCCGCTTTGTTGGTTGCCGGAATGACGAGCGTTGGTTCATTTGATGCAGGCCGTGCCGACACTTATGCCGAGGTAATTGAAACAAACATACTCGGTTTCACGGATTTGCTGGCTCGCCTGATTGCGATTTTCAGGGAGCAGCCGTTTGAATCCTCAGTAATCGCCGTGTCGAGCCTGGCGGGCGAAACATCCGTGCCCTTCCAAGCGGTCTACGGCGCGTCGAAAGCCTATGTGAGCACCCTCATGCGAGCGCTTTCCGTGGAGCTTGCCGGGACGGGAGTGGGTGTTGGGTCTTTTGCACCCGGTGGAATCGACACAGACATGGCTGCCCTCAGCGATTTGAAGTGGGGGAGGTTGGGTTTGATGGACGTTGACCGGTGCGCGGCCCATGCAGTCCACGCTCTGGTTTATCGGCAATCCTTCGCCATACCGGGGATGGGCAACCAGCTCACATATTTGGCGAGCAGGGTTCTACCTCGATCGTTGGTCAATCGGATTGCCGCCCTCCCATATCGGCGCCCGTAG
- a CDS encoding undecaprenyl-diphosphate phosphatase produces the protein MIDPTALVAPVVLGIVEGLTEFIPVSSTGHLILTERLIGYEGRQAGIVDVVIQVGAILAVCWLYRAKLWLVVTGLKGDAGARRFSRNVLIAFIPSVIVGGLAHDFIKQVLFSPYVVVVSLVAGGIAIIVIERWAKRRAVVAGDVEHLSPSLALGIGLCQLLSLIPGVSRSGATIMGGVALGVERRAATEFSFFLAIPTMFGAATLDLYKNRDIIGVDDVMAIGVGLVVSFVVAMAVVRWLVRYVGRHGFEPFGWYRIVFGFVVAGLLASG, from the coding sequence ATGATCGATCCTACCGCATTGGTCGCACCCGTCGTCCTCGGCATTGTCGAGGGCCTGACCGAGTTCATTCCCGTCTCCTCGACGGGCCACCTCATCCTCACCGAGCGTCTGATCGGCTATGAGGGACGGCAAGCGGGCATCGTCGATGTCGTCATCCAAGTCGGCGCGATTCTGGCAGTCTGCTGGCTCTATCGCGCAAAGCTGTGGTTGGTGGTGACCGGATTGAAGGGCGATGCCGGCGCACGACGCTTTTCGCGCAACGTCCTCATCGCCTTCATTCCGTCCGTCATCGTCGGCGGACTGGCACACGACTTCATCAAACAGGTGCTGTTTTCGCCCTATGTCGTGGTCGTCAGCCTTGTTGCAGGCGGGATTGCGATCATCGTGATCGAACGGTGGGCCAAGCGCCGTGCGGTCGTTGCCGGCGACGTCGAACACCTGTCGCCATCGCTCGCGCTCGGGATCGGGCTTTGCCAGCTTCTCTCGCTCATCCCCGGCGTGTCTCGCTCCGGCGCGACCATCATGGGCGGCGTTGCGTTGGGTGTCGAGCGTCGAGCGGCCACGGAATTCTCGTTCTTCCTGGCGATCCCGACCATGTTCGGCGCCGCTACGCTCGATCTCTATAAGAACCGCGACATCATCGGGGTCGATGACGTGATGGCGATCGGTGTCGGGCTGGTGGTGTCGTTCGTCGTCGCGATGGCGGTCGTAAGATGGCTCGTCCGCTACGTCGGTCGGCACGGTTTCGAGCCGTTCGGGTGGTATCGGATCGTCTTCGGCTTCGTGGTCGCCGGGTTGCTCGCCTCGGGCTGA
- the nhaA gene encoding Na+/H+ antiporter NhaA, whose product MSHAQSHPSAIRRFLEAQSSAGLVLMAAAVVALIIANSPLGPGYAAMLHAYVGPLSLEHWINDGLMAVFFLLVGLEIKREVVDGQLSTWPRRVLPGIAAAGGMIVPALIYLAFNAGPTAAGWAIPAATDIAFALGVIALLGNRVPASLRVFLAALAIIDDLGAVLIIALFYTADLSLPALAGAGAALAVLIGFNLFKVRRLSPYLLVGIVLWVLVLRSGIHATLAGVMLAFTIPMERTPGRSDHACVSPLHRLEHALHLPVSFLIVPVFGLANAAVPVLGLPPSALVAPVTLGVAAGLLLGKVGGVFGFASIAVRLGLADRPAHAGRLQMLGVALLCGIGFTMSIFITLLAFPSSPLLQAEAKIGVLAGSLISGLLGYFTLRWAKRDSGGNVR is encoded by the coding sequence ATGAGCCATGCCCAATCGCACCCCAGTGCGATCCGCCGTTTTCTCGAAGCACAGTCATCAGCCGGACTGGTTCTCATGGCCGCCGCGGTGGTTGCGCTCATCATCGCCAACTCGCCTCTCGGACCGGGTTATGCAGCGATGCTGCACGCCTATGTCGGGCCGCTGTCGCTCGAACACTGGATCAATGACGGTCTGATGGCGGTGTTCTTCCTGCTCGTCGGGCTGGAGATCAAGCGCGAGGTAGTAGACGGCCAGCTCTCGACATGGCCGCGGCGCGTCCTGCCGGGCATCGCAGCCGCCGGCGGCATGATCGTGCCCGCTCTTATCTATCTCGCATTCAATGCCGGACCGACCGCGGCCGGATGGGCGATCCCCGCGGCGACCGATATCGCCTTCGCGCTGGGCGTCATCGCACTGCTCGGTAATCGCGTGCCTGCATCGTTGCGCGTGTTTCTCGCGGCGCTGGCGATCATCGACGATCTCGGCGCGGTGCTCATCATCGCGCTGTTCTACACGGCCGACCTCTCGTTGCCTGCACTAGCGGGGGCGGGAGCGGCGCTCGCGGTTTTGATCGGGTTCAACCTGTTCAAGGTACGACGCCTGTCGCCCTATCTTCTCGTGGGCATCGTTCTTTGGGTACTGGTTCTGCGCTCGGGCATCCACGCGACGCTCGCCGGTGTCATGCTGGCCTTCACCATACCGATGGAGCGCACTCCCGGTCGATCCGACCATGCCTGCGTCAGCCCGCTGCATCGACTGGAACATGCCCTGCATCTGCCGGTGAGCTTTCTGATCGTTCCCGTCTTCGGGCTGGCGAATGCCGCGGTGCCGGTGCTGGGGCTCCCGCCGAGCGCGCTGGTCGCGCCCGTCACGCTCGGCGTCGCGGCAGGATTGCTGCTCGGCAAGGTCGGAGGCGTCTTCGGCTTTGCGTCGATCGCGGTCAGGCTGGGGCTGGCCGACAGGCCCGCACATGCGGGGCGGCTTCAGATGCTCGGGGTAGCGCTCCTGTGCGGCATCGGGTTCACGATGAGCATCTTCATCACGCTGCTCGCCTTTCCGAGCAGTCCCCTCCTCCAGGCGGAGGCCAAGATCGGTGTTCTTGCCGGCTCGCTGATTTCCGGTCTGCTCGGCTATTTCACACTGCGATGGGCCAAGCGTGATTCCGGGGGCAACGTCAGGTGA
- a CDS encoding tyrosine-type recombinase/integrase, protein MRYEEAMEASGTDEQESPESGDFALQAGAHVTVSAATIPEIAWTATQMRAGERIVINEALIAAYQAASSPHSVRALKSDLEAFDLWCRRTNRIALPATPELVADYLDARAGQGAKPASLGRYKASIAKIHQLLDLKDPTQAELVKLRLRAIRREKGTAQAQARPLRFKGPVKDVERDKPRGLNIRALLEACGDNLTGLRDRALLSTAYDTGLRASELVAVAIEHIEEAIDPAARLLQILRHKGDQEGEGATAYLSPRTVSAIAAWRDAAGIEHGPLFRRVQVRRYKARPAVKGRRIDSISSREAWDLRKTLPKPAVPARVEYDVGEGALHPASVGPIYRAMIQRAFDRGALPDLTADDLVRLLKGVTTRK, encoded by the coding sequence GTGCGCTACGAGGAGGCGATGGAGGCGAGCGGGACAGACGAGCAGGAAAGTCCTGAAAGCGGCGATTTTGCCCTTCAGGCCGGTGCGCATGTCACCGTGTCGGCCGCTACGATCCCCGAGATCGCCTGGACCGCGACGCAGATGCGCGCCGGCGAGCGCATCGTCATCAACGAGGCGCTGATCGCCGCCTATCAGGCTGCGAGCTCACCGCACTCGGTCCGCGCGCTCAAATCCGACCTCGAGGCGTTTGATCTGTGGTGTCGCCGAACGAACCGGATCGCGTTGCCGGCGACGCCCGAGCTCGTCGCCGACTATCTCGACGCGCGCGCGGGGCAGGGGGCCAAGCCCGCCTCGCTCGGCCGCTACAAGGCGTCGATCGCCAAGATCCATCAGCTACTCGACCTCAAGGACCCGACCCAGGCCGAGCTGGTCAAGCTGCGGCTGCGCGCGATCCGGCGGGAGAAGGGGACGGCGCAGGCCCAGGCGCGGCCGCTGCGCTTCAAGGGGCCGGTCAAGGACGTCGAGCGGGACAAACCCCGCGGCCTCAACATCAGGGCGCTCCTGGAGGCCTGTGGCGACAATTTGACGGGTCTCAGGGACCGCGCCCTTCTCTCCACTGCTTACGACACCGGCCTGCGCGCCTCGGAGCTCGTGGCGGTCGCGATCGAGCATATCGAAGAGGCAATCGATCCTGCTGCGCGCCTGCTGCAGATCCTGCGCCACAAGGGCGACCAGGAAGGGGAGGGGGCGACCGCCTATCTCAGCCCGCGCACCGTATCGGCGATCGCGGCATGGCGCGATGCCGCGGGGATCGAACATGGGCCTCTGTTCCGGCGCGTGCAGGTCCGGCGCTACAAGGCGCGCCCGGCGGTGAAGGGCCGCCGTATCGACAGCATCTCAAGTCGCGAGGCGTGGGATCTGCGCAAAACCTTGCCCAAGCCCGCGGTGCCAGCCCGGGTCGAGTATGATGTGGGGGAGGGCGCTCTCCATCCTGCTTCGGTCGGCCCGATCTACCGCGCGATGATCCAACGCGCGTTTGACCGTGGCGCGTTGCCCGATCTCACCGCCGACGATTTAGTCCGCCTGCTTAAGGGGGTGACTACACGAAAGTGA
- the crcB gene encoding fluoride efflux transporter CrcB, producing the protein MTMPLWTGFLVVFLGSGIGGMLRHGVGLLALRFTGANFPWGTLVINVVGSALMGLMIGLFAARSINDPELRLFVTTGLIGGFTTWSTFSLDIVTLWERGEIGSAIAYAAASIVLSLTVLAIALLAARRWG; encoded by the coding sequence ATGACAATGCCTCTTTGGACAGGTTTCCTGGTCGTGTTCCTTGGCTCGGGCATCGGCGGAATGCTGCGCCACGGGGTTGGTCTGCTTGCCCTGCGTTTCACGGGTGCGAACTTTCCCTGGGGTACGCTCGTCATCAACGTCGTCGGCTCGGCGTTGATGGGCCTGATGATCGGCCTGTTCGCGGCAAGGAGCATCAACGATCCCGAACTGCGGCTGTTCGTGACGACCGGACTGATCGGCGGCTTTACGACATGGTCGACCTTCTCGCTGGATATCGTGACGTTATGGGAACGCGGCGAGATCGGCTCTGCCATTGCTTATGCCGCTGCCAGCATCGTGCTGTCGTTGACGGTCCTGGCAATCGCCCTTCTCGCCGCGCGGCGCTGGGGATGA
- the eno gene encoding phosphopyruvate hydratase produces MDSQIARLQALEILDSRGNPTLSVTVTLTDGNSATASVPSGASTGLHEAVELRDDDRNRYGGKGVRRAAAHVEGEIADALMGLDARAQSDIDHVMIALDGTDTKGRLGGNAILGVSIAVARASALAQGRPLYRSLNDADDYLLPVPCMNVLNGGKHADSSLDFQEFMIVPHGAPGFAEAVRYGAETYAALRSLLHDRGLATSVGDEGGFAPRLDSNEAACELIVAAIERAGYRPGVDIAIALDPAASSFAEGESYHLSRSRTGRLDRAALLALYGRWIDAYPIVSIEDGFGEEDWAGFIDQTADQGDRIQIVGDDLFVTNPRIIREGIARHAANAALIKPNQIGTVTETIEAVRICQQAGWGTMVSHRSGETADDFIADFAVAMGAGQIKSGAPCRGERLAKYNRLIAIEAELGDRARMAAPFARYVERRA; encoded by the coding sequence ATCGACAGCCAGATCGCCCGTCTCCAAGCCCTGGAAATCCTGGATTCCCGGGGCAATCCGACCCTGTCCGTCACGGTGACGCTGACGGACGGAAACTCGGCAACCGCCTCGGTCCCGTCCGGGGCTTCGACCGGCCTGCACGAAGCCGTCGAACTTCGCGACGACGACCGTAACCGTTACGGCGGCAAGGGCGTGCGGCGCGCTGCCGCTCATGTCGAAGGCGAGATTGCAGATGCACTCATGGGGTTGGATGCCCGCGCGCAATCCGACATCGATCATGTGATGATCGCACTCGACGGCACCGACACCAAGGGCCGGCTCGGTGGCAACGCCATCCTGGGCGTTTCCATTGCCGTCGCGCGCGCCTCCGCGCTGGCACAAGGGCGACCACTCTACCGGAGCCTGAACGACGCCGATGACTATCTCCTGCCGGTGCCCTGCATGAACGTCCTGAACGGCGGCAAACATGCCGACAGCAGCCTGGACTTCCAGGAATTCATGATCGTGCCGCACGGTGCGCCGGGTTTCGCGGAAGCCGTGCGCTACGGTGCGGAAACCTATGCCGCCCTGCGTAGCCTGTTGCACGACCGCGGGCTTGCGACCTCGGTGGGTGACGAGGGTGGCTTCGCGCCTCGGCTCGACAGCAACGAGGCCGCCTGCGAGCTGATCGTCGCAGCCATCGAACGTGCAGGGTATCGCCCCGGGGTCGATATCGCGATTGCGCTCGATCCCGCCGCATCGTCCTTTGCCGAGGGTGAGAGCTATCACCTGTCGCGGTCGCGCACCGGACGGCTCGATCGGGCGGCACTGCTCGCACTCTACGGGCGCTGGATCGATGCCTATCCGATCGTCTCGATCGAAGACGGCTTTGGCGAGGAAGACTGGGCCGGGTTCATCGATCAGACCGCCGACCAGGGCGATCGGATACAGATCGTCGGGGACGACCTGTTCGTCACCAACCCCCGCATCATCCGTGAAGGCATCGCCCGACACGCTGCCAATGCCGCCCTCATCAAGCCGAACCAGATCGGAACGGTGACGGAGACGATCGAGGCCGTCCGCATCTGCCAGCAAGCGGGATGGGGGACGATGGTGTCGCATCGCTCCGGTGAAACCGCAGACGACTTCATCGCCGACTTTGCGGTCGCGATGGGTGCAGGCCAGATTAAGTCGGGCGCCCCGTGTCGCGGCGAGCGGCTTGCCAAATATAACCGCCTCATCGCGATCGAGGCGGAGCTGGGCGATCGTGCCCGCATGGCGGCTCCGTTTGCCCGTTACGTCGAGAGGCGGGCATGA
- a CDS encoding sulfite exporter TauE/SafE family protein produces the protein MTDYLLLVLGAFVAAAISGSAGFGGALLLLPLLNQVVGVTEAVPLLTIIQIIGNGARAVMNWQQIRWRPVLLFLAAAIPLSMLGALSFASLPTSLVTRLVGGAILLLVVLKATGMIAFKPSRRVLVVGGGITGLLSGLVGSAGPLGAAVFLSLGLPPLAYVASDATAAIAMHGAKTIVYGATIDLGPAFWPLAIAMGLAMIAGTWAGRSLIKRLPVDRFRQFVMVLLALIAVQMIVMG, from the coding sequence ATGACTGACTATTTGCTACTCGTCCTGGGTGCGTTCGTTGCAGCCGCAATCTCGGGGTCTGCGGGCTTCGGAGGCGCATTGTTGCTCCTGCCGCTCCTCAACCAAGTCGTCGGCGTGACCGAAGCAGTGCCGCTGCTGACGATCATCCAGATCATCGGTAACGGTGCCCGTGCCGTCATGAACTGGCAGCAGATACGCTGGCGCCCGGTCTTGCTGTTTCTCGCGGCGGCCATTCCGCTGTCGATGCTGGGGGCATTGTCCTTCGCATCACTTCCGACCAGCCTCGTCACTCGCCTGGTCGGTGGAGCGATCCTGTTGCTCGTCGTTCTCAAGGCGACGGGTATGATCGCGTTCAAGCCATCGCGCCGGGTTCTGGTCGTCGGGGGTGGCATTACCGGCCTGCTATCCGGCCTTGTGGGCAGTGCCGGACCGCTCGGCGCCGCGGTCTTCCTCAGCCTCGGCCTGCCCCCGCTCGCCTATGTTGCGAGCGATGCGACTGCGGCCATTGCCATGCACGGTGCCAAGACCATCGTTTATGGCGCGACGATCGATCTTGGACCGGCTTTCTGGCCCCTTGCGATTGCGATGGGCCTCGCGATGATCGCCGGCACCTGGGCCGGGCGCTCGCTTATCAAGCGACTGCCCGTCGACCGCTTTCGCCAATTCGTGATGGTCCTGCTCGCACTGATCGCGGTGCAGATGATCGTCATGGGCTGA
- a CDS encoding IS6-like element IS6100 family transposase yields MTDFKWRHFQGDVILWAVRWYCRYPISYRDLEEMLAERGISVDHTTIYRWVQCYAPEMEKRLRWFWRRGFDPSWRLDETYVKVRGKWTYLYRAVDKRGDTIDFYLSPTRSAKAAKRFLGKALRGLKHWEKPATLNTDKAPSYGAAITELKREGKLDRETAHRQVKYLNNVIEADHGKLKILIKPVRGFKSIPTAYATIKGFEVMRALRKGQARPWCLQPGIRGEVRLVERAFGIGPSALTEAMGMLNHHFAAAA; encoded by the coding sequence ATGACGGATTTCAAGTGGCGCCATTTCCAGGGTGATGTGATCCTGTGGGCGGTGCGCTGGTATTGTCGCTATCCGATCAGCTATCGCGACCTTGAGGAAATGCTGGCGGAACGCGGCATTTCGGTCGACCATACGACGATCTATCGCTGGGTCCAGTGCTACGCCCCGGAGATGGAGAAGCGGCTGCGCTGGTTCTGGCGGCGTGGCTTTGATCCGAGCTGGCGCCTGGATGAAACCTACGTCAAGGTGCGGGGCAAGTGGACCTACCTGTACCGGGCAGTCGACAAGCGGGGCGACACGATCGATTTCTACCTGTCGCCGACCCGCAGCGCCAAGGCAGCGAAGCGGTTCCTGGGCAAGGCCCTGCGAGGCCTGAAGCACTGGGAAAAGCCTGCCACGCTCAATACCGACAAAGCGCCGAGCTATGGTGCAGCGATCACCGAATTGAAGCGCGAAGGAAAGCTGGACCGGGAGACGGCCCACCGGCAGGTGAAGTATCTCAATAACGTGATCGAGGCCGATCACGGAAAGCTCAAGATACTGATCAAGCCGGTGCGCGGTTTCAAATCGATCCCCACGGCCTATGCCACGATCAAGGGATTCGAAGTCATGCGAGCCCTGCGCAAAGGACAGGCTCGCCCCTGGTGCCTGCAGCCCGGCATCAGGGGCGAGGTGCGCCTTGTGGAGAGAGCTTTTGGCATTGGGCCCTCGGCGCTGACGGAGGCCATGGGCATGCTCAACCACCATTTCGCAGCAGCCGCCTGA
- a CDS encoding universal stress protein: MKLLAVIVGADSAPACLDAAVLAAKALGDASIEALNVVVDPDRIHASSDEEIQFQRMRERDEGTAQERADAAHAAFVAWNAGAGEDTPRVFWRSVVGTEEAVVTSEAANVDALIVVAREQSMDSGDAIHAALFSTDKPVLIVPPHWQPGAVTAFSHMAVGLSDSDTARHAIREAAPWLRVASRVTAIRIGEDGDPALKLEALLDELCVTHELHVVPRQGDNLGAQLVAEAKAVGADLLVTGAYRHNQLVEWFMGGTTRHLLAAAEIPLLMAH, encoded by the coding sequence ATGAAGCTGCTTGCTGTCATCGTGGGCGCGGACAGCGCGCCTGCCTGTCTGGATGCGGCGGTTCTTGCCGCAAAAGCATTGGGCGACGCTTCGATCGAAGCACTCAACGTCGTCGTCGATCCCGATAGGATTCACGCCTCCAGCGATGAGGAAATCCAGTTCCAGCGCATGCGCGAACGTGATGAAGGGACCGCGCAGGAGCGTGCCGATGCGGCCCATGCCGCCTTCGTCGCGTGGAACGCCGGGGCAGGCGAGGACACGCCACGGGTATTCTGGCGGTCGGTCGTCGGCACGGAAGAAGCCGTCGTTACGAGCGAGGCCGCGAACGTCGATGCGCTGATCGTGGTCGCGCGCGAACAGAGCATGGACAGTGGCGATGCCATTCACGCAGCCCTCTTTTCCACCGACAAACCGGTCCTGATCGTACCACCGCACTGGCAGCCCGGTGCCGTCACCGCATTCAGCCATATGGCTGTCGGTCTCAGCGACAGCGATACGGCCCGCCATGCGATCAGGGAGGCGGCACCATGGTTGCGGGTGGCAAGCCGGGTCACCGCGATCCGCATCGGCGAGGATGGCGATCCGGCGCTGAAGCTCGAGGCGCTGCTCGACGAACTGTGCGTGACGCACGAACTTCATGTCGTCCCCCGACAGGGTGACAATCTGGGTGCGCAGCTCGTCGCGGAAGCCAAGGCTGTCGGAGCCGATCTACTGGTGACCGGCGCCTACCGGCACAACCAGCTCGTCGAATGGTTCATGGGCGGCACCACGCGGCATCTGCTCGCCGCAGCCGAAATCCCGTTGCTGATGGCCCATTGA